A stretch of the Pan troglodytes isolate AG18354 chromosome 20, NHGRI_mPanTro3-v2.0_pri, whole genome shotgun sequence genome encodes the following:
- the FBXO46 gene encoding F-box only protein 46: protein MDRGSLLPFQLWCPRPFGTYSQNQPRPPSAALKPSACPEPGGGAEPDHGPAHSENTPPALATEVPASQPAPLLSAAAAGDEGRVLLDTWYVIKPGNTKEKVAFFVAHQCGGGSRASSMKVKGHWGSDSSKAKRRRRCLDPTKAPPDPGGREGPPAAEEGPASAGEDVDLLSVAEMVALVEQRAALALQSYPRPTTPAPVVFVSAEQGGPAKGVGSERRSGGGDCSRVAEAVAHFEAQRDSPPTKGLRKEERPGPGPGEVRIAFRISNGREPRAPDSGLPSGGGGRPGCAYPGSPGPGARAKDKITCDLYQLISPSRDALPSNVEFLLARADEASEGDSPAPARPEDTPPAPPPPPARDCGASGFHVDVVVTGVVDECIFFGKDGTKNVKEETVCLTVSPEEPPPPGQLFFLQNRGQDGPPEPPPADSPATAPGPDDAEGTADTSLCRLYRHVSHDFLEIRFKIQRLLEPRQYMLLLPEHVLVKIFSFLPTRALAALKCTCHHFKGIIEAFGVRATDSRWSRDPLYRDDPCKQCRKRYEKGDVSLCRWHPKPYHHDLPYGRSYWMCCRRADRETPGCRLGLHDNNWVLPCNGPGGGRAGREEGR, encoded by the coding sequence ATGGACCGCGGGAGCCTCCTGCCCTTCCAGCTATGGTGCCCCCGGCCCTTTGGCACCTACTCACAGAACCAGCCACGCCCGCCTTCTGCGGCCCTCAAGCCATCAGCCTGCCCTGAGCCTGGTGGCGGGGCCGAGCCAGACCATGGGCCTGCCCACTCAGAGAACacaccacctgccttggccactgAGGTCCCTGCCTCCCAGCCGGCTCCGCTCCTCTCAGCAGCAGCTGCTGGTGATGAGGGTCGAGTCCTCCTGGACACGTGGTATGTCATCAAGCCCGGGAATACAAAGGAGAAGGTGGCCTTCTTTGTGGCCCACCAGTGTGGTGGGGGCAGCCGGGCCAGCTCCATGAAGGTCAAGGGGCACTGGGGCAGCGATAGCTCCAAGGCCAAGCGGCGGAGGCGCTGTCTTGACCCCACCAAGGCTCCTCCTGACCCAGGGGGCCGGGAGGGCCCCCCTGCTGCTGAGGAGGGCCCCGCCTCAGCCGGTGAGGACGTGGACCTGCTCTCTGTGGCCGAGATGGTGGCCCTGGTGGAACAGCGGGCAGCCCTGGCCCTGCAGAGCTACCCACGACCGACCACCCCAGCGCCTGTAGTCTTTGTGTCCGCCGAGCAAGGTGGACCGGCCAAGGGGGTGGGATCTGAACGGCGGTCCGGTGGTGGGGACTGCAGCCGTGTAGCCGAGGCCGTGGCCCACTTTGAAGCGCAGAGGGACAGCCCTCCCACCAAGGGCCTCCGCAAGGAAGAGCGGCCCGGGCCAGGCCCTGGGGAGGTGCGCATCGCCTTCCGCATCTCCAACGGCCGGGAGCCCCGTGCACCAGACAGCGGCCTGCCCAGTGGGGGCGGGGGCAGGCCTGGTTGTGCCTACCCTGGCAGCCCAGGTCCTGGGGCCCGAGCCAAGGACAAGATCACATGTGACTTATACCAGCTCATCAGCCCCTCGCGGGATGCCCTCCCCAGCAACGTGGAGTTCCTGCTGGCCAGGGCGGATGAGGCCAGTGAGGGTGACAGCCCGGCACCCGCCAGGCCTGAGGACACTCCCCCGGCGCCCCCTCCGCCCCCTGCCCGAGACTGCGGAGCGTCAGGCTTCCACGTGGACGTGGTGGTGACGGGCGTGGTAGATGAGTGCATCTTCTTTGGCAAGGACGGCACCAAGAACGTGAAGGAGGAGACTGTGTGCCTGACGGTCAGCCCGGAGGAACCGCCGCCTCCGGGCCAGCTCTTCTTTCTCCAGAACCGCGGGCAGGACGGGCCCCCAGAGCCACCCCCGGCCGACTCCccggccactgcgcccggcccagacgATGCCGAGGGCACGGCGGACACCTCCCTGTGCCGCTTGTACCGGCACGTGTCGCACGACTTCCTAGAGATCCGCTTCAAGATTCAGCGGCTGCTGGAGCCGCGACAGTACATGCTGCTGCTGCCCGAGCACGTGCTGGTCAAGATCTTCAGCTTCCTGCCCACGCGCGCGCTGGCCGCCCTCAAGTGCACCTGCCACCACTTCAAGGGCATCATCGAGGCGTTTGGCGTGCGGGCCACAGACTCGCGCTGGAGCCGAGACCCGCTCTACCGCGATGATCCGTGCAAACAGTGCCGCAAGAGATACGAGAAGGGAGACGTGTCGCTCTGCCGCTGGCACCCCAAGCCCTACCACCATGACCTGCCTTACGGACGTTCCTACTGGATGTGCTGCCGCCGAGCCGACCGCGAGACTCCCGGCTGCCGCCTGGGCCTCCACGATAACAACTGGGTGCTGCCCTGCAATGGGCCAGGCGGGGGCCGGGCCGGCcgggaggaggggaggtga